Proteins from a genomic interval of Haemophilus parainfluenzae T3T1:
- the rsmH gene encoding 16S rRNA (cytosine(1402)-N(4))-methyltransferase RsmH, whose protein sequence is MTMQNSFSAPEHITVLLHEAVNGLALKENGIYIDGTFGRGGHSRLILSQLSENGRLIAIDRDPRAIAEAEKIQDPRFHIEHNSFSHIPDICQKLDLVGKIDGILLDLGVSSPQLDEADRGFSFMKDGPLDMRMDTTQGLSAAEWLKQVSVDDLTWVLKTFGEERFAKRIATAIVEFNKSAVKNGTECLSRTSQLAELIAQAVPFKDKHKHPATRSFQAIRIYINAELDELESVLNSALDMLAPEGRLSIISFHSLEDRMVKHFMRKQSKGEDIPRGLPLREDQIQRNQKLKIIGKAIQPSEAEISANPRSRSAVLRIAERVK, encoded by the coding sequence ATGACTATGCAAAATTCCTTTTCTGCACCTGAACATATCACAGTTTTGCTTCACGAAGCGGTGAATGGTTTGGCGTTGAAAGAAAACGGAATTTATATCGATGGTACCTTTGGTCGTGGTGGTCATTCTCGTCTTATTCTTTCCCAACTTTCTGAAAATGGTCGTTTAATTGCTATCGATCGCGACCCTCGTGCAATTGCTGAAGCTGAAAAAATTCAAGACCCTCGTTTTCATATTGAACATAATAGCTTTTCTCACATTCCAGACATCTGTCAAAAACTCGATTTAGTTGGTAAAATTGACGGTATTTTGCTGGATTTAGGGGTGTCATCTCCACAGCTTGATGAAGCAGACCGTGGTTTCAGTTTTATGAAAGATGGCCCGTTAGATATGCGCATGGATACCACACAAGGTTTATCTGCGGCAGAGTGGCTAAAGCAAGTATCTGTTGATGATTTAACTTGGGTGTTAAAAACCTTTGGTGAAGAGCGTTTTGCAAAACGAATTGCCACTGCCATCGTAGAATTTAATAAAAGTGCGGTTAAAAATGGCACAGAATGTTTGAGTCGTACTTCTCAGCTCGCTGAATTAATTGCTCAAGCCGTACCATTTAAAGATAAACATAAGCATCCGGCTACTCGTAGTTTCCAAGCCATTCGAATTTATATTAATGCAGAATTAGATGAATTAGAAAGTGTATTAAATTCTGCATTAGATATGTTAGCCCCTGAAGGGCGTTTATCGATTATCAGTTTCCATTCACTTGAAGACAGAATGGTAAAACATTTCATGCGTAAGCAAAGCAAAGGCGAGGATATTCCAAGAGGCTTACCACTACGTGAAGATCAAATTCAACGTAATCAAAAGTTAAAAATCATTGGTAAAGCTATTCAGCCGAGTGAGGCTGAAATTTCGGCAAATCCACGCTCAAGAAGTGCGGTTTTACGTATTGCGGAAAGGGTGAAATAA
- the ftsL gene encoding cell division protein FtsL, with translation MLENSERYPLQHILVEDIFSSNKLVVVLLLLILASAMGTIWMTHQTRGLISENGQLVLQHQALENEYRNLQLQEATESDNTRVESIAIGTLKMQRVQSEQEVVIFE, from the coding sequence ATGTTAGAAAATAGCGAACGTTATCCTTTACAACATATTCTCGTTGAAGATATTTTTTCTTCTAATAAATTAGTTGTCGTCTTACTTTTATTAATTTTAGCTTCTGCAATGGGCACGATTTGGATGACCCACCAAACACGAGGCTTAATTTCTGAAAACGGGCAATTGGTATTACAACACCAAGCCCTTGAAAACGAATATCGCAATTTGCAATTACAAGAAGCAACCGAAAGTGATAATACAAGAGTTGAATCTATTGCAATTGGTACATTAAAAATGCAACGTGTTCAAAGTGAACAAGAAGTGGTTATTTTTGAATAG
- the mraZ gene encoding division/cell wall cluster transcriptional repressor MraZ, which produces MFRGAAAVNLDAKGRVAIPTRYRAEIMEKNQGQMVCTVDIRQPCLLLYPLDEWEKIEQKLLSLSNFDPNQRRLQRVMLGYATECEMDAQGRILLSGPLRQHAKLEKGLMLVGQLNKFEIWSDTEWYAQIDEDIEIGSSAEFGASEELKMLSL; this is translated from the coding sequence ATGTTTCGTGGTGCAGCAGCGGTAAATTTAGATGCGAAGGGGCGTGTAGCGATTCCTACTCGTTATCGTGCTGAAATCATGGAAAAGAACCAAGGCCAAATGGTTTGTACCGTTGATATTCGTCAGCCTTGTTTATTGCTTTATCCTTTAGATGAGTGGGAAAAAATCGAACAAAAACTACTTTCACTCTCCAACTTTGACCCAAATCAACGCCGTTTACAACGTGTTATGCTTGGTTATGCCACTGAATGTGAAATGGATGCGCAAGGTCGTATCTTATTAAGTGGTCCATTACGTCAACACGCAAAATTAGAAAAAGGCTTAATGTTGGTAGGGCAGTTGAATAAATTTGAAATTTGGAGTGATACCGAATGGTATGCACAAATTGATGAAGATATCGAAATTGGCTCAAGTGCTGAATTCGGTGCTTCTGAAGAACTAAAAATGCTGTCATTATAG